The nucleotide window GGCGGCCAGCTCTTCCGCAGCGCCGTGTCCGGCAAGGTACGCCACCAGAAACCCTTCGCCCGGCGCGGGCATGGCCTCGCGCCCCAGCACGGGCAGGCCGTCCACCCGGTTGCCGATCTTGCGCGGGTCGATGTCGATCCACGCGCGCACCGTGATGCCCTGTTCCATCAACTGGCGCGCCCGGCGGCGGCTGGTGCGGCCCGCGCCCACAACCCACACCTCGGGGTGGCGCGGGTTGTGCCGGGCCAGCCAGCGGGACAGATACAGCCCCTTCAGGCTGTAGAACCCGTCTTCCGCGTAGTTGGGGTGGGTGCGCGAAAGGCGGTCCGGCGGGTCGTTCCAGGTCAGCAGGGTGTGCGGCAGCTTGGCCATGGCCACGCCCGCGTCCATCCAGCGCAGCCACAGTTCGTAGTCTTCCGGAAAGGGGCCGTCGCTGTACGTGCCGTGCAGGCCGGGCAGGTGCGCACGGAACATCACGGAAGGGTGCGCGAAGGGCGATTCGCGAAAACGCGCCAGCGCGATCTCCGTGGGGTCCAGCAGGGTGTTCACCCAGTCCACGTGACGGGCGTAGCCGCCGCAGCGCTCGCGGTCGCCGCCGAAGTCCACCCGGCAGCCCACCAGCCCGATGTGCGGGTGCGCGTCCAGATAGGCGCTTTGCAGGGCCAGGCGTTGCGGGTGGCAGGTGTCGTCGGCGTCCATGCGGGCGACGTAGCGGCCACGGGCAAGGGCAAGGCCGTGGTTCAGCGCGGCCACGATGCCGCCGTGGGCGATGCGCGCCGGGCGGATGCGGGCGTCCTGCGCGGCGAACGCGGCGAGCAGGGCGGGGGTGGCGTCGGTGGAGCCGTCGTCCACGGCCACCACCTCGAAGTCCGCGCCGGTTTGCGCCAGCAGGCTGTGCAGCGTGGCGGGCAGGGTGGCGGCGGCGTTCCAGACGGGCAGCACGACGCTGACGGCGGGGCAGGGCTGGGGCGTGATGGGCATGACGTGGATTGCGAGCCGAGAGTTGATCCGGGCGGGGAAGAACTGTGCCTTCCCCGCCCCGTTGCGTGTCTATTCCGCCTGTTCCGCCTGCTCTGTATGTTCCGCCTTGTCGCGCAGGGCATCGCGGATCCGGCACACCCCGCACACCTCGTTGGAGGTGGGGTAGTTGCAGCGGGTGCAGCCGCTCAGGTCCACGCCGTCCTCGTTGTCGGCACGGGCGAACACCGGGCGGCCCCGTTCCAGGAAGCCCTGGTAGAAGTCCAGCTTGCGACCGGGCATTTCTTCCTCAAGGTCGGTCAGCAGCTTCTTGTAGAAGGTGAAGCTGGCCCCGCCGGAATACGGGCAGGGCGCGTAGTGGTGTTCTATGCCCATGAGGAAGGCGTAGTTGGCGGTCTCGAATTCCGAAAGCCGCCACAGGGGCTTCACCTTGCGGGCAAAGCCGCCTTCTGCGGCAAGGTCGGGGCCCTGGTCGCTCAGGTAGGCCACGTCCCAGCGCAGGGTGTTGCTGAACAGCCGGGCGATTTCGTCGTCCAGGTTGTGGCCGGTGGCCAGCACGGTGAAGTTTTCGTCCAGTGCGGTCTTGTTGAAGAAGTAGCGCTTGATCTTGCCGCAGGCCGAACACACCGGCCTGTTCAGCCGGGCCTTTACGTCGGGAATGGCCAGTCCCTCGGCCCCCATTTCCTTCACGATCAGGTTCAGGTCGTGCTTTTGGCAGAAGCGTTCCACTACCCCGCGCGCGGCGGGCGAGGAGCCGGGAATGGCCAGGTCGATGTGCAGGCCGGTCACGTCGTAGCCCAGCCGCGAAAGTTCCAGCATCAGGCTCAGCGAATCCTTGCCGCCGGAAAGGGCGACCAGGATGCGGTCGTCATGGGTGAACAGCTTGCGTTCCTTGATGCCGCGCTCCACCTGCCGGGTGAAGAACAGCAGGAAGCATTCGGCGCAGAATCCGGTATGGTGGCTGGGCAGGGCGACGACGGCCGTCTCCTTGCAGCGTTTGCATTTCATGGTGTGCGATCCTTTGGGGTTGCGGTGCGTGCGGTGCCCATTCTGAAGGGCGCCGGCCACAAGCCTGGGGAGTGGGAAGCATCGCAAACGGCGGGATTTTGCCCTCTGGCAAGGAAGACGAAGTTTTTGCGGAGGGAGCGTACTCTTTTGTACGTGACCGGAGCAAAAGCGAGTCTGACGAAGCCAGAGGGCAAAAGCGTGCCGTTTGCTACCCGCTGGAAGTGACTATGCGGATCAACAGCTCGTCATCCGGCAGCACTTCGCGGTCGGGGGTCAGCAGGCCGCCGTCGCGCACCACGATGGCCGTGGTGGGGCGGATGCCCAGCTTGCGCAGCACCTGCAGCACGGTCTTCTCGCGCGGCATGGTCAGCAGCTGTTCCTTGGGTTGCAGGCGCACCGTGATGGTGCGCGGGGCGAACGTGCGGCGTTCGCCGGGGGTGGTTTCCGGGGTATGTTCCATGGTCCCGTCGTTGGGTAAAGGTTCGTGGGAGGGGCGCGACCGCAACGTTTTCCACGGCGGCGCCCGGGCCGCGTACCGGAAGCGCACCATACCCGTTTGCCCCCCGATGGCAAGGTGCGGTGCCCCGGAGACCGATGGCGGGGGGGGGGCGGTGACGGGGGGCGCCCGGTGGAAACGAGGTCAGGCGGGGCGGCGCCCTGTGCATCCCTTCGAGTGAAGATGCCGCGCCACCGGGGCGGGTTGCTTGTCTTCACCGCGTGCCTGTACTATTCTTGGCAAAGGTCCGGGGACAGCCTGCCGCCCGCGTGTGCGTGCGGGCATGCTCCCGGCGCTCTCCGTACCCATGTGCGCATGACCCGATACGGCGCGGTACCCGCAGCCCCTGCCCCTTCCTTTCTCCAGCTTCCCGAGCCTTCGGAGGTGAACCATGTCGGCCAAGAAGATCCTTGTCGTGGACGATGAAAAGCACATCCGCATGCTGTACCAGGAAGAACTGGAGGGCGAAGGCTACACCGTGGCCGTGTCCGACGGGCGAGAGCCCATCCTCGACGTGGTGGCCCGCGAAAAGCCCCTGGTGGTGGTGCTGGACATCAAGCTGGGGCCGGACCTTTCGGGGCTGGACCTGTTGCAGGAAATCCGCCGGGGCGAACCCACCCTGCCGGTCATCCTGTCCACCGCCTACGACTCCTTCCAGCACGACCTGAAATCGGTGGTGGCGGACTACTACGTGGTCAAGTCCGTGGATCTTACGGAACTGAAGGCCAAGGTGGCGCTGGCCATCGAAAAGCGCTCCTAGCGCCTTTCCCTCCCGTCCTTTCCTCCGCAAACAGAAGCCGGTGGCGGCGTACCCGCCACCGCTTTCTTCGCGCAGATGGCATGCCCCTTGCTTTTACCCTGTGGGGCGGGCTTGGCTTGCGCGATGTTGCGCGATAGCCGTGCCGTGCGGCCGTCACGCGGATTGCGTGCCGCGTGCGCCTGCCCGCCGCCCGGTGCGGCCCGCCCCGTTTTCACGCCCTGCGCGCCAGTCTGCCCTGCGCGCCAGTCTGCCCTGCGCGCCAGTCTGTCTGACGAGCGGGGTGCATCGTGCGCCTCGTCTGCGCGATTGCGTGTAGCGTTGCCGTGGCTGCCGTGGCTGCCCGGCCCGGCGGCATCACGCCTGCGCCGTGTCCGCACCGTCCCGTGCCAACCGCAGAGGTGCCCATGCCAGACTCCCTGTTCCCCGTCGGCCGTCGCGTCGCGTTGAACCGGCTCATCTACATGGGCATCCTGGTGGCGTCGGTGCTGCCGCTGGTGCTGATCCTGGGGGTCATGAACCTGCATCTGGGTGTTTCGTTTCGCGAGATGGTCTTCGGTCAGGCGCGCGAGATCGCCGACCGGCACAGCCAGAAGATCGACGACTTCTTGCACGAACGCCTTGCCAGCGTGCAGATGCTGGTGGAGGCGCAGGGCGCGGGCCTGCTGGACCCGGCAAACCTGAACCGCAAGCTGGAGGCCATGCGCAGCGCCTATGGCGGGGTGTACGTGGACCTCGGCATGGTGGACGATGCGGGCATCCAGCGGGTGTACGCCGGTCCCCACCGCCTGGAAGGCACCGACTACTCGCACGAAAACTGGTTCCTGCAGGCAGGCGCGCGTGACGTGTTCATCAGCGACGTGTTCATGGGCGTGCGCAAGTCGCCCCATTTCATCGTGGCCGTAAAGCTGATGGTGGACGGCAGGGCGTGGATACTGCGTTCCACCATCGATTTCGCCAGCTTCGTCTCGCTGGTGGAGGACGTGCGCGTGGGGTCCACGGGGCAGGCCTGCATCATCAACCGGGGCGGTGCGTTCCAGACTTCCGGGGGGCGCCATTCGGCGGGCGACGGCGCGCAACTGGCGGCATTCGCCCGCCGGGTGTTCGGCGGGGGCATTGCGGGCATGGACCAGGACCGCGCCTTCGAGGAAGGCGACATGCTGTATGCCATGTCGCGCCTGAAGGGCGGCGACTGGGTGCTGGTGTTCCAGCAGTCCTCGCGCGAGGCGTTGCAGGGCCTGCATGCCGCCCAGCGCACCCTGTTCCTGGTGCTGGGGCTGGCCTCCATCGCGGTGCTGGTGCTGGGCATGTTCCTGGCCCAGCGCATCATAGAGCGCATCGACGGGCTGGAGCGCGAAATGGCTGCCCTCAACGCCCAGGTGGTGGAGGCGGGCAAGTTGTCGGCCCTGGGCGAGATGGCGGCGGGCATCGCCCACGAGATCAACAACCCCGTGGCCATCATGATGGAGGAAGCGGGCTGGATAGAGGACGTGCTGGGCGAATTGCAGGAACAGGACGCCGTGCGCGAGATAGGCGACAGTGCCCGCCAGATCCGTACCCAGGGGGTGCGCTGCCGCGACATCACCCACAAGCTGCTCAGCTTCGCCCGCCGCTCCGACCGCGAGGTGCACGCCGTGGACATCAATGCCATGGTCACCGAGATGGTGGAACTTTCCGGCCAGAAGGCCCGCACCGTCAGCGTGCACGTGGTGGTGGCCCTGGCCGAGGAACTGCCGCCGGTGGCCGCATCGCCCTCCGAGTTGCAGCAGGTGTTCCTGAACCTGTTCAACAACGCCTTCGATGCCATGGAAGGTTCCGGCGGCACCCTGAAGGTGGCCACCCTGATGACCGATGGCGGCATGGTGGCGGTGAACGTGGCCGATACCGGTCCCGGCATGCCGGAAGCCATCCTGCAACGCATCTACGACCCGTTCTTCACCACCAAGCCGGTGGGCAAGGGCACCGGGCTCGGGCTGTCCATCTGCTACGGCATCGTCAACAAGATGGGCGGCGAGATAAAGGTGAGCAGCATCGTGGGGGTGGGCACCACCTTCCAGGTGCTGCTGCCGCCGTTCGACCCGGCCGTGCATGCGGCCCATGCCGTTCAGGGCGCTGGTCTGCTGGCGGGCGGTGAACGCGCGGCCTTCTGTCCTGCCCCGCACGCCATGGCCCAGGCAGGGCCGGGAGCGGCACCCGTGCCGGAGCCCCACGCAACGCCGGATATCGGTGATGCGGCGCCGCGCGATCAGGACAGCACACCCGGCATGCAGGCGGGCGACAGCGGTTCCAGTGCCAAGGCCCCCGGCGACGGGGACAGAGAGGATACGGCATGAGCGACGCGCACTCGACATCTCCTCCGCCCGGCCTCCCTTCCGGTCCGCCGCGCGACGGCGGTGCGGGCCATGGGCCGGACGACGCCCCCGCGCCTGTCCGGCTGCTGCTGGTGGACGACGAGGCGGGCTTCATCCGGGTGATGCAGAAGCGTCTGACCCGGCGCGGCTACGCGGTGGATACGGCGGGCAGCGGCACCGAGGCCCTGCGCGCCCTGCGCGGCGCCACCTATGACGCGGCCGTGTGCGACCTGAAGATGGACGACATGGACGGCTTCGAGCTGTTGCGCGTGGTGCGGCGCATGGCCCCGGAAATGGCGGTGATCATGCTGACCGGCCATGGCGGGGCGGAAGAAGCCCGCGAGGGCATGCGTCTTGGCGCGGCAGGGTACCTGCTGAAGCCGTGCGAGATGGAGGAACTGGTCTGCGCCATAGAGCGGGCCCTGGGGCGCCCGGACGCGGGGTAGCGCGCCGGAGTTGTCCATGGCGGGCACCGGGCAGGCCGGGGCGTGCGCCCCCCCTATCGTGCTGTCGCCCCTGTCGTGCTGTCGCCCCTGTCGTGCTGTCGCCCCTGGCCCGCCTGTCGCCCCTTACTCCGTGCGCAGTCCCCCCCTGCCTGTACCGCTCGCCGCAAGGCTCGCGTCGCCGCGCGCCCCTTGCCCTGCCCCCGCCTTCGTGGTAGCCGCTGGGGTCATGTTCGAAACCGATATTGCCGCCAAGGTCAAGCTGTTGGCCGCCGCCTTCGTGCCCATGCTGCTCGGCATGGTCTGCCACGAAGTGGCGCACGGCTGGGCCGCGTGGAAGCGCGGCGACCCCACCGCCAAGATGCTGGGCAGGTTGACCCTGAACCCCCTGCCGCATCTGGACGTGATGGGCTCGCTGCTGTTCGTCTTCACCGCCCTTACCAGTCCCTTCATTCTCGGCTGGGCCAAGCCCGTGCCCGTGAACCCCCGGTACTTCAAGTCCATCCGGCGCGACATGGCGCTGGTTTCCGTGGCCGGTCCGCTGACCAACATGCTGGTGGCCCTGGGGTTCGCCCTGTGCCTGCGCCTGCTTACGCTGGTCCTGCCCGTGGAGCTGTGGGGCGGCAACGGAGTATACGACTTTTTCCTGTACATGTTCTTCATCGGCATCAAGGTGAACTTCATGCTGGCATGGTTCAACCTGATTCCCATTCCGCCGCTGGACGGCGGCAGCATTCTTGCGGGCATCCTGCCGCGCTCCATAAGCTGGCACTACCAGAAGATGGAACGGTACGGGCTGCTTCTGCTGGTGGTGTTGCTGGCGACCGGGGTGCTGTTTCCCGTGTTGTCCCCGCTGGTGCAACATTCACAGGCGTTCGTGCTGTGGCTGGTGGGATTGGACTAGCGTTTCACGCCGCCCCGCGCCGCCGTGCCTGAAGCCGCAGGCCAGCTGTCCCAAACGGCGCGCGTGGCTGCATCGTCCGTATCCGCCCGCCGTCCCGCCGTGGCCCACGCATGGCCGGGCGGCGTTGTGCCGAGGGTACGCGGGCCCTTCCCGCTGCCCGTGCGCTGCATATTTCGACATCCCATCCCCATCGGAGGAACGACAGATCATGACCACCCCCGACAAGCGCACCGTTTCCGGCATGCGGCCCACCGGGCCGTTGCACCTTGGCCACTACTTCGGCGTGCTGAAGAACTGGGTCGAGATGCAGCATGAAATGGAGGCGTTCTTCTTCGTGGCCGACTGGCACGCCCTGACCAGCGACTACGCCGACCCCGCGCGTATCCGCGAGTTTGTGCCCGAACTGGTCACCGACTGGGTGGCCGCCGGCCTGGACCCGGAAAAGTGCGTGATGTTCCAGCAGTCGCACATCAAGGAACACGCGGAATTGCACCTTATCCTGTCCATGATCACTCCGGTGAGCTGGCTGGAACGCAACCCCACCTACAAGGAACAGAAGCAGGAAGTGGTCAACAAGGACCTCGGCAACTACGGGTTCCTGGGCTACCCTGTGCTGATGGCCTCCGACATCCTGATCTACCACCCCAAATGGGTGCCCGTGGGCCAGGACCAGTTGCCCCACCTGGAGCTGACCCGCGAAATCGCGCGGCGCTTCAACTTCCTGTACGGTGAGTACTTCCCCGAGCCGGAAGCGCGCCTGACCCCGGCGGCCAAGTGTCCCGGCCTTGATGGCCGCAAGATGTCCAAAAGCTACGGCAACGCCATCTACCTGCGCGACACCATGGACGAAATCACCCCCAAGGTGCGCGGCATGTTCACCGACACCAACCGCCTGCGCAAGAGCGACCCCGGCAACCCCGACGTGTGCAACCTGTTCCCCTATCACGAACTGATGGCCACCCCGGAACAGCAGGCCGAAATTCGCCAGGGCTGCACCTCTGCCTCGCTGGGTTGCGTGGACTGCAAGAAGATATTCCTCGAAAACCTCGGTGCCTTCCTGGGCCCGTTGCACGAGCGCCGCGCCGCGCTGCTGGCCAACCCCAAGGGCATTCAGGACATTCTGGAGGCCGGGGACACCCGCGCCCGCGCCGAGGCGTCGAGAATCATGGCGGGCGTGCGAGACCGCCTCAACTTCTAGTTGCCGCTGCGGCCGGGCGCTTTTGCCCGATCGCTGCGTCAAACGGCATGGCCGCTCCGGTCGAGTACGGTAAGAGCGCGCTGCGGTCCGCATCCGTAGGACTCGTGCGGAGCACTCATCCAACGGCTGAGGCACACTCCCGTCACGGCCATGCCGTTTTCCTTGCCCTCGGGGCAAAATCGCCTCGGCGGCAACGGCAACTCGGATACCCTGTTGTCGCAATGTTGGGCGCAGGCAAGCGCCTTGCCCCGAACGATGCGTCCGCCTTTCGCATGGCGCGCGTCGCCCTCGGGCAGGCTGTGCGGAGAGTGCCTACATCGCATCGGGTGGGCGGGTGATAGACTCATTTGATGGTCAGGGTAGATATCTACTCTTTCGAATTCTCAGGACGACCGCGCCGGACATCCGACGCACTGCCAAGCGAGGCGACGATGACCGGCGAGACGAACAACTGTAGCGGATGCGGCCCGGCAGGTGCGGAGGCCGCACAGGGCGACGAGACCCAGGCCTTTCTGGAAAGCCTGCCGGAACTGCATGCGGGCCAGACCTTTCAGTTTGCCTGCCATCCCGGCGTGCGCTGCTTCAACGCCTGCTGTTCCGACCTGAACATGCCGCTCACGCCGTACGACGTGCTGCGGCTGCGCCGCAACCTGGGCATGGGCAGCGAGGCATTCATCAACACCCATGCCAGGGTGGGGCAGTACCCGGACACCGGCTTTCCCGCCCTGTTCCTGCGCATGAGCGACCACCCGCTGAAGCTGTGTCCGTTCGTCAGTGATGCCGGGTGCACCGTGTATCCCGACCGTTCCGGCGCCTGCCGCACCTATCCGTTGGGGCGCGCCACCAAGGAAGACGAGTCGGGCAACGTGGTGGAGCAGTTCTTCGTGGTGCGCGAGGAACACTGTCGCGGGTTCGATGAATCCGGCGAATGGTCCAGCGGCACCTGGCTGGCCGATCAGGGGCTGGAACCGTACAATGCCTCCAACGACCGCTACATGCGCCTCATGGCGCGCTGCAAGCGGCAGGGCGCGGCCATCAGCCCCAAGCAGGCCACCATGGTGCTGCTGGCGTGTTATCAGCTTGACCGTTTCGTCGATTTCATCCGGGGCGTGAAGCTGTTCGATCGGCTGGAGATGGACGCGGACCGTCAGCAGCAGGTGCTGGATGACGAGGAAGCCCGCCTGGATTTCGCCTACGACTGGGCGGAACTGGTGCTGTTCGGCGACTGCGCGGCGTTGCGCATGAAGGGATAGCGGCAACGTTGCGCCACCTCCGTCGGGGGGTGCGGGGGGCGCCACATGCCGTCGATCCTGGACGGACGGTATTCTGCCAGGCCGCGCTTTCGCGTCATGTTCAATGTTCAACCAATGTCCAATGTCCGCCCGGCCATGTTCCCGCATGCCAGACGGTAACCGGAGCCAGCCATGGACGCAGCCCAGCCTGACCTGATGCACCCCGCCGTGGTGGACCGCGCCGTGCTGCCTGCCCTGCTGGCGCCCCGCCGCGCCGCCGGGCAGCGGGTGGTGTTCACCAACGGCTGTTACGACATCCTGCACCCCGGTCACGTGGATCTGCTGGCCCGCGCCAGGGCCGAGGGCGACCTGCTGGTGCTGGGCCTGAATTCCGATGCCTCGGTGCGCCGTCAGGGCAAGGGCGCGGACCGTCCGGTGAACCCCTTCGCGGTGCGGGCCTACGTGCTGGCGCATCTGGCCAGCGTGGACCATGTGGTGGAGTTCGACGAGGATACCCCCCACGCCCTCATCGCGGAAATCCAGCCCGATGTGCTGGTGAAGGGCGGCGACTGGTCCGTGGACCGCATCGTGGGCCGCGACATCGTGCAGGCCCGCGGGGGCCGGGTGCTCAGCCTGCCCCTGTTGCCGGGATTTTCCACCACGGGACTCATTCGGCGCATTCGGGCCGGGCTGTCCGCAGGGGAGCACGAATAGCGCGGAACCTTTTTTTTCGGCTTGTTTCGCAGGGGGCTTGCGCGTTCTGGTTTGCAACGCACGCAAAACACCCCGGTATTCCTTGGGAATACCGGGGTGTTTTGTTTTTGCGCAAGCGCATCGCGCAGGTGGTATCGCGCGGCGTGCGGCTTGCGTGATTGTTTTGTGTCCGGGGCTCAGTGGTAGCGCCCGTGCAGGAAATTGTCCGCGAAGCGCTGTACCGCCGCCTCGTCCACCATCAGCATGTCCATCTGGCGGGTGACGATGAGCAGCCGCCCCAGCTGCACCAGACGCTCCGCAATCTGGGCCGCCGCGAACTTCTGGTAGCGGGCGGTGACCATGTCGCCGCGCACCTCGACATGGAAGCCCAGGGATTCCAGGATGATGCCGATGCAGCGCACCCGGCGGTTCTTGCGCGTTTCGTCCGCTGCCCCGCCCTTGAACTGGAAGGTGATGTAGTTCTTGTTCATGGTCTGGCCGCAGTAGGCGTCCAGCACCCCGTAGTGGTAGCCCACGCGTGAACTGAAGTTCAGGTACTTGTCGGATACCAGCGCATAGCTGCGGTCGCCGAAGCGTTGACCGTGCATGGTAGGCGGTTCGATCATGTGGCGGCTCATGACGGACAGAAAGCCGCTCATGTCCACCGGGCGCGGCTCGCGGTGGTGCACCGCCGGGTCCAGCATGCCTTCAAGCAAGGCCTTGAACGGAGCGGAAACCGCCTGTTCCGGCCATACATAGGGGCCATCCACCCCGGCAAGGCCGCCCCCCAGGTCGATGACGTGCAGGTCCAGCGGCACCGGGGCCTTCATTTCAACGGCCACCGCACCGGCATCGGACACGGTGTCCGACAGCCGGAACATGTGGGCATAGGACAGTTCGTGCACGAAGCGCATCACGTCATGGATGGTGCGGCATGCGGCGGGGGTGAAGTCGGCGGCCTTGGGGTCGTGCAGGTTGAGCGGCGAGACCAGTGCGGCCACCTGCTTGAGCAGGTTGTGGATGGGCGTATCGCGCAGGCACACGGCGTGTTCCTCGCGCAGGGGCAGCAGTTCCTCCACCCGGCCTAGGTAGACCCGGCAGGAGAAGGCGTCCACGGTCACCTGCATGCCTGCGGGCAGTGCGGTCATGGCCCCCGGCGCGTTGACGATGGTGGGCACGCCGAATTCCCGCGCCAGCGAGGCCATGTGCCCGGTGATGCTGCCCGCCTCCGCCACGATGGCCTGGGCGCGCTGCATGACCAGCACGTAGGACGGCGAGGAATGCATGGCCACCAGGATGCCACCTTCCGGGAACAGGGCCAGTTCCTCCGCGCTTCCGGGCTGGACCACGGGGCCGCAGCCCACGCCGGGGCAGGCGGGCTCGCCGCCGTGCAACAGTACCGGATAGCCCTCGATGAGCGGCGTGGTGCGCGCGTCGCCGCGCGGGGTGGTGGTCAGCGGGCGGGCCTGGAGCAGCAACAGCCGTCCGGCCTGGTCCAGCGCCCATTCCACGTCCTGCGGCACACCGTAGTGCGCCTCCACCTGCCTGCCGATGCGGGCGAGCTCGGCGGCCTGGGCGTCGGTCAGGCAGGGGGTGTCGCGCTGGGCCTCGGGCACGTCTTCCTCGCGCAGGCGCCCGTCCTCGCCGGGGGTCAGGCGACGGGCCTTGCACACCACGTTGCGCGCTACCGGGCGGGGCGCATCCTCGCGGCTGAACAGCCAGGTGTCCGGTTCCATCTCTCCGTCCACCACGGCCGCGCCCAGTCCCCATGCGGCGTTGATGACCATGGAATCGGACAGCAGGTCCACCGGGTGGCGGGTGAACAGTACCCCCGCAGCCACGGAATCCACCATCTCCATGCAGGCCACGGCCATGGCGCTGGCATCCAGGGTGATGCCCTGGTGCAGGCGGTACACGATGGCCTGGGGCATGAACAGGCTGGCCACCACCCGCTTCCACGCATCCACCACGCCGTCGCGGTTCACGTTGAGCACCGAAAGGTACTGCCCGGCGAAGGACACGTGACTGTCCTCGCTGAGCGCGCTGGAGCGAACCGCCAGCCGCAGTGGAACCCCGCCGCCAACGCCTGCATCATCCACGGAGCCGAACGCCGCGTCGCAGGCGGCGTGCAGGGCGTCCACCACATCCGGCGGCACGGTGGCGGCGGCAAACAGGGACTGGATGTCCTCGGCCACGTCCAGCACGCTTTCCGGGTCCTGGGGGTCCACATCGCGCAAGCGCTTGCGTATTTCGCCCATCAGTCCGTCATGTTCCATGAAGGCGTAGTAAGCGCGGGTGGTTATGGCAAAGCCGCGCGGCACCGGCACCCCCACGCGCGAGGTCAGTTCGCCGAGGTTGGCGCACTTGCCCCCCACCCAGTCCACCATGTCGCCGTTGATTGCGGCAAAGGGCAGGGCGTAGGCCTCCACCGTGGCCTGGGGGCGGCTTTCGAGCAGTTCGGTGATTTCGGTGTTGATGCGTTCCACCACGCCGGGCAGGGCGGGGTAGGCATCGCCCGAGATGGCATTGAGCGCGGTGGCCATGCGCATGGCGTGGAACACCGCGCGGGTGGCTTGCGAGCGCAGCCACGTGGCCCCGAACAGGGTACACCCCGCGACCTTCTCGTCCATGTCCGCGAGAATGCGTGCAAGCTCGGCGTTGGAGTCCAGCAGGTCCTTGAAGTGGGCGTAGCGGGCGCGGAATACCCGCATGACCCGTTCGCGCGATTCGGCGTCCACGGCGCGCCTGTGGCCGAACAGCCCGCGCAGGCGTTCCAGCAGCGAGGAAGGCGGCGGCGCGGCAAGCATGGGTTACCTCCGTGCCGGTGCCGGGGCACCGCCGTCGGTCAGTACGTACCGGGTGGCCGGCCCCTTGCCCACCTTGCGGATGAAGCCCTTGCGCACCATGTCTTGCAGGTCGTACTGCGCGGTGCGCACGGGTATCTCGTTGCCCACGATGTCCTGATACTGGGTGCGGGTGATGCCGCCGTTGCGGCTGATGAATTCCCATGCCGCGCGTTGGCGCGGGTTCAGCGCAGACAGCGCGGAAAGGGGCGGCATGGACCCCGTGTCCGTTCCGTTGCGCGTCTGGCGGGCATTGCCGGGGGGCGTGCCGGCGCGGTCGTGGCGTCCCGGTCCGCCGTGCATGCCGGTAGCGTCGGACCAGTCCTGCCCGTCGTTGCCGGACCCGGCGGCCACGATGCGCCCGCTGACCGGGTCGTACACGGTGGCGCCCGCCTGCCCGCCCATGGATGCTCCGTTCGCAGCT belongs to Nitratidesulfovibrio sp. and includes:
- the rfaE2 gene encoding D-glycero-beta-D-manno-heptose 1-phosphate adenylyltransferase encodes the protein MHPAVVDRAVLPALLAPRRAAGQRVVFTNGCYDILHPGHVDLLARARAEGDLLVLGLNSDASVRRQGKGADRPVNPFAVRAYVLAHLASVDHVVEFDEDTPHALIAEIQPDVLVKGGDWSVDRIVGRDIVQARGGRVLSLPLLPGFSTTGLIRRIRAGLSAGEHE
- a CDS encoding PEP/pyruvate-binding domain-containing protein, translated to MLAAPPPSSLLERLRGLFGHRRAVDAESRERVMRVFRARYAHFKDLLDSNAELARILADMDEKVAGCTLFGATWLRSQATRAVFHAMRMATALNAISGDAYPALPGVVERINTEITELLESRPQATVEAYALPFAAINGDMVDWVGGKCANLGELTSRVGVPVPRGFAITTRAYYAFMEHDGLMGEIRKRLRDVDPQDPESVLDVAEDIQSLFAAATVPPDVVDALHAACDAAFGSVDDAGVGGGVPLRLAVRSSALSEDSHVSFAGQYLSVLNVNRDGVVDAWKRVVASLFMPQAIVYRLHQGITLDASAMAVACMEMVDSVAAGVLFTRHPVDLLSDSMVINAAWGLGAAVVDGEMEPDTWLFSREDAPRPVARNVVCKARRLTPGEDGRLREEDVPEAQRDTPCLTDAQAAELARIGRQVEAHYGVPQDVEWALDQAGRLLLLQARPLTTTPRGDARTTPLIEGYPVLLHGGEPACPGVGCGPVVQPGSAEELALFPEGGILVAMHSSPSYVLVMQRAQAIVAEAGSITGHMASLAREFGVPTIVNAPGAMTALPAGMQVTVDAFSCRVYLGRVEELLPLREEHAVCLRDTPIHNLLKQVAALVSPLNLHDPKAADFTPAACRTIHDVMRFVHELSYAHMFRLSDTVSDAGAVAVEMKAPVPLDLHVIDLGGGLAGVDGPYVWPEQAVSAPFKALLEGMLDPAVHHREPRPVDMSGFLSVMSRHMIEPPTMHGQRFGDRSYALVSDKYLNFSSRVGYHYGVLDAYCGQTMNKNYITFQFKGGAADETRKNRRVRCIGIILESLGFHVEVRGDMVTARYQKFAAAQIAERLVQLGRLLIVTRQMDMLMVDEAAVQRFADNFLHGRYH